From the genome of Methanobrevibacter smithii ATCC 35061, one region includes:
- a CDS encoding ABC transporter ATP-binding protein, with the protein MLSKFFTKRFGLTKEGSDNLIKGIFYTALLNISFMFPVGLYALLIYLWVEQLTVGEIIDPNLGIFILLILIILGIIFAFAWKQYHFVFNTTYVESGNRRINLGENLRKLPLSFFENRDLADLTATIMNDCTDLEHVFSHAVPQLMGSIISLCIVSVGMFLFDWRLAIALLWVVPVAFIFLFISKRLIYIGGDRIMADLLNCGDAVQECIESIGDLKSYNCEEEYYGKIGSLTSTIEKSRINAELMATSGVIVGKVVLNLGIVSVILLGSYLIINSQISIFTFLIFLIASATVYSPLENGLIFLAEIFMMDNKITRAQEIESLVVEGGLADYSLDSYDVEFENVSFNYDDLKDVLTDISFTAKQGEVTALVGPSGGGKSTVSKLAARFWDPVSGTVSLGGQDLSKLDSEKLLENFSIVFQDVILFNNSILENIRVGRKDATDEEVIEAARLAECEEFVFKLPNGYDTVIGENGELLSGGQRQRISIARALLKDANVILLDEATSFLDVENESKIQKALSELIKNKTVIIIAHRMRTIANADRIVVLDDGKIVEQGMPEELIADNGLFKKMVDLQSLSGEWQI; encoded by the coding sequence ATGTTATCTAAGTTTTTTACTAAAAGATTTGGACTTACAAAAGAGGGTTCTGACAACTTGATTAAAGGAATTTTCTATACTGCACTTTTGAACATATCATTTATGTTTCCCGTTGGTTTATATGCATTACTTATTTATCTGTGGGTGGAGCAATTAACAGTGGGTGAAATAATTGATCCAAATCTTGGAATATTTATTTTATTGATACTGATTATTTTAGGAATTATTTTTGCCTTTGCATGGAAGCAGTATCACTTTGTATTCAATACAACATATGTTGAAAGTGGAAACAGAAGAATCAACCTTGGTGAGAATTTAAGGAAACTTCCATTATCCTTTTTTGAAAATAGGGATTTGGCTGATCTGACTGCAACAATAATGAATGATTGTACTGATTTGGAGCATGTTTTCTCACATGCGGTTCCGCAATTGATGGGTTCAATCATTTCACTATGTATTGTTTCAGTGGGAATGTTTCTATTTGACTGGAGATTGGCTATTGCGCTTTTATGGGTAGTCCCTGTTGCATTTATATTCTTATTTATCTCCAAAAGACTTATTTATATTGGTGGGGATAGAATAATGGCTGATTTGCTTAATTGTGGAGATGCTGTGCAAGAATGCATTGAATCAATTGGGGATTTGAAATCCTACAATTGTGAAGAGGAATATTATGGAAAAATTGGCAGTTTAACTTCAACAATTGAAAAATCAAGAATTAATGCTGAATTAATGGCTACTTCGGGAGTAATAGTTGGAAAAGTTGTATTAAATTTAGGAATTGTATCTGTAATCCTTTTAGGTTCATATCTAATAATAAATTCGCAAATATCAATTTTTACCTTTTTAATATTCTTGATAGCATCTGCAACAGTTTATTCTCCACTGGAAAACGGATTGATATTTTTGGCAGAAATATTTATGATGGACAATAAAATTACAAGGGCTCAGGAAATTGAAAGTCTTGTAGTTGAAGGAGGTTTGGCTGATTATTCTTTGGACAGTTATGATGTCGAATTTGAAAATGTCAGTTTTAATTACGATGATTTGAAGGATGTTTTAACTGATATTTCATTTACTGCAAAGCAGGGTGAAGTTACAGCTCTTGTAGGGCCGTCTGGCGGAGGTAAAAGTACAGTTTCAAAGCTTGCCGCAAGATTTTGGGATCCTGTATCAGGTACAGTATCACTTGGAGGTCAGGATTTATCAAAATTGGACTCAGAAAAGCTTCTGGAAAACTTTTCAATTGTTTTTCAGGATGTAATATTGTTCAACAATTCAATTTTGGAAAATATTCGTGTTGGAAGAAAAGATGCAACTGATGAAGAAGTGATTGAAGCTGCCCGTCTTGCAGAATGTGAAGAGTTTGTCTTTAAACTTCCAAATGGATATGATACTGTAATTGGTGAAAATGGTGAGTTGCTCTCAGGCGGTCAAAGACAAAGAATTTCAATTGCAAGGGCACTTCTAAAAGATGCAAATGTAATTTTATTGGATGAAGCAACTTCATTTTTAGATGTTGAAAATGAATCTAAAATCCAAAAGGCATTGTCTGAGTTGATTAAAAACAAGACAGTCATCATCATTGCTCATAGGATGAGAACAATAGCTAATGCTGATAGAATTGTTGTTTTAGATGACGGCAAAATTGTGGAGCAGGGAATGCCTGAAGAACTAATTGCAGATAATGGTTTGTTTAAAAAGATGGTTGATTTACAGAGCTTAAGTGGAGAATGGCAAATTTAG
- a CDS encoding ABC transporter ATP-binding protein — translation MPETQNKNKFIRLLNYSGNYKYLTIVGMFLSALSAICLLVPFVYIWDVVNALLAVAPDFTKAQNLDVYAINAFTFAVLGIILNFFGLMGTHLSAFKNEKNMKDAAIKHLLKLPLGYFSNHTSGGLRKIIDYSTAKTEIFLAHQLFDLTGAIVTPIIFLILLFSFDWRLGLICLIPIILCFVFMYPMFSKESRNSMEKYEKYLEEMNGEAVEYVRGIPVTKAFQQSIYSFKNFINAIKNYGKFSAEYSMSTHIPMTAFTVSINGFFALLIPAGILLAGSVVDVKFFANFMFYIIFTPICAVMMMKIMTVSQDWMLASCALDSIEAILNENPLVDPINPQKPKNHSIEFEGVYFDYENADGDEHILNDVNLKINENETVALVGPSGGGKTTIASLIPRFWDVNQGSIKVGDVDVRDISTKELMKNISFVFQNTTLFKDSIYNNVAIGRKGASRDDVKKALSLTQCDDIIDELPDGINTVIGSEGTYLSGGQQQRIALARAVLKDAPIIILDEATALADPENEYLIQKAISEITKDKTVIMIAHRLSSVKNVDKIYVVENGRIVEEGNHHTLIDSGGIYSRMWDEFNQSIQWKVKSEVI, via the coding sequence ATGCCAGAAACTCAAAATAAAAATAAATTTATTAGATTATTGAATTACTCGGGTAATTATAAATATTTGACAATTGTAGGTATGTTTTTATCAGCTTTAAGTGCAATATGTTTATTGGTTCCATTTGTTTATATATGGGATGTGGTCAATGCCCTATTGGCGGTTGCCCCTGATTTTACAAAAGCCCAAAACTTGGATGTTTATGCGATAAATGCGTTTACATTTGCAGTACTGGGAATAATTTTAAACTTTTTTGGTCTGATGGGTACACATTTGTCCGCATTTAAAAATGAGAAAAACATGAAAGATGCAGCTATAAAGCATTTACTTAAGTTGCCTTTAGGTTATTTTTCAAACCATACAAGTGGGGGTCTTAGAAAGATAATTGATTACAGCACTGCAAAAACTGAAATATTCCTCGCTCATCAATTGTTTGATTTGACAGGAGCTATTGTGACTCCAATAATATTTTTAATTTTGTTATTTAGTTTTGATTGGCGTTTAGGGTTAATCTGTCTGATTCCAATCATATTATGTTTTGTATTTATGTATCCTATGTTTTCAAAAGAATCCAGAAATAGCATGGAGAAATATGAGAAATATTTGGAGGAAATGAATGGAGAAGCAGTAGAATATGTAAGAGGAATTCCAGTTACAAAAGCATTTCAACAAAGTATTTACTCATTTAAAAACTTTATCAATGCCATCAAAAACTACGGAAAATTTTCGGCTGAATATTCTATGTCAACTCACATTCCTATGACTGCATTTACAGTATCCATCAACGGATTTTTTGCATTGTTGATTCCAGCAGGAATACTTCTTGCAGGATCAGTTGTAGATGTAAAATTCTTTGCAAACTTCATGTTTTACATTATTTTCACACCAATCTGTGCTGTAATGATGATGAAAATAATGACAGTTTCACAAGATTGGATGTTGGCAAGTTGTGCTTTAGACAGTATAGAAGCTATTCTAAATGAAAACCCTTTAGTTGACCCAATCAATCCTCAAAAACCTAAAAATCATTCAATAGAGTTTGAAGGAGTTTATTTTGATTATGAAAATGCCGATGGTGATGAACATATTTTAAATGATGTGAATTTAAAAATTAATGAAAATGAAACTGTTGCATTAGTTGGCCCTTCTGGAGGGGGCAAAACCACAATTGCATCATTGATTCCAAGATTTTGGGATGTTAATCAGGGTTCAATTAAAGTTGGGGATGTTGATGTAAGAGATATTTCAACAAAGGAATTGATGAAAAATATTTCTTTCGTATTCCAGAATACGACATTATTTAAAGATTCAATTTACAATAATGTTGCAATTGGTCGTAAGGGTGCATCAAGAGATGATGTTAAAAAAGCATTGAGTTTAACCCAATGTGACGATATTATTGATGAGCTTCCGGACGGAATAAATACTGTAATAGGAAGTGAAGGAACCTATCTTTCAGGAGGTCAACAGCAAAGGATTGCACTTGCAAGAGCGGTTCTTAAGGATGCTCCAATAATTATTTTGGATGAAGCAACTGCACTTGCAGACCCGGAAAATGAATATCTGATTCAAAAAGCAATTTCAGAAATTACTAAAGACAAAACAGTCATTATGATTGCGCACAGGTTGTCCTCAGTTAAAAATGTAGACAAAATTTATGTGGTTGAAAATGGACGAATTGTTGAAGAAGGCAACCACCATACTCTGATTGATAGTGGGGGCATTTACTCTAGAATGTGGGATGAATTTAACCAATCAATCCAGTGGAAAGTTAAAAGCGAGGTGATATGA
- a CDS encoding helix-turn-helix domain-containing protein codes for MFYIRVDIIKGMNENLFELFGEVFVTDFSITGDDYKKIIDLGEYGQFETYSLFPGIVLAFIDINLQNHENVYVEEKLSSRLLMINHCLDGRYAYSVGDDEIIYFGKGDLCINIYDMTKTCSDFPLGFYNGLEIFIDVDMANDYVKQYIPDFDLIEFYELLKKSHGYVLLRSNNKIDHVIGELYHVDNRIKLSYFKLKCLELLLFFSITNFDVHENISLTKQQVKIVDDVKNELINDLESKITIDELADNYGISKTTLKKCFKKVHGKPIFKWRKEYKLEYACKLIEGGSYTISEISKMVGYSSPSKFTQAFKEYIGCTPSEYKK; via the coding sequence ATGTTTTATATCAGAGTGGATATAATTAAAGGCATGAATGAAAATCTTTTTGAATTATTTGGGGAGGTGTTTGTCACTGACTTTTCCATAACTGGAGATGACTATAAAAAAATCATTGATTTGGGTGAATACGGTCAGTTTGAAACATATTCTCTATTCCCCGGAATAGTCTTAGCATTTATTGACATCAATTTGCAAAATCATGAAAATGTATATGTTGAAGAAAAACTTTCTTCAAGATTGCTTATGATAAATCATTGTTTGGACGGCAGGTATGCTTATAGTGTTGGTGATGATGAAATAATTTATTTTGGAAAAGGGGATTTGTGCATTAATATTTATGATATGACAAAAACATGTTCTGACTTTCCATTAGGATTTTATAATGGTTTAGAGATTTTCATTGATGTTGATATGGCTAATGATTATGTCAAGCAGTATATTCCTGATTTTGACTTGATTGAATTTTATGAACTTCTGAAAAAATCTCACGGATATGTATTGCTTCGTTCAAATAATAAAATTGACCATGTTATTGGTGAATTGTACCATGTTGACAATAGAATTAAATTATCTTATTTTAAATTAAAATGTCTTGAATTATTATTGTTTTTCTCGATTACAAACTTTGATGTTCATGAAAATATTTCCCTTACCAAACAGCAGGTTAAAATTGTTGATGATGTAAAAAATGAGCTGATTAATGACTTGGAAAGTAAAATTACTATAGATGAACTTGCAGATAATTATGGCATCAGCAAAACGACTTTAAAAAAGTGTTTTAAAAAAGTTCACGGCAAACCTATTTTTAAATGGAGAAAGGAATATAAATTGGAATATGCCTGCAAACTAATCGAAGGAGGTTCCTATACAATTTCTGAAATATCAAAAATGGTAGGTTATTCATCACCTTCAAAATTCACTCAGGCATTTAAAGAATATATCGGTTGCACTCCGTCGGAGTATAAAAAATAG
- a CDS encoding DUF2070 family protein, with amino-acid sequence MSSMSSVAGLSKYITTLPKTEKSITAMFIISFISGAVYFIINPSPELGMVENIILGGLFSLIILGISSIIGGGVNQQIVSGLHGINLKIKHSMFLSALSMTIVCILLIIGGILTHFFETDFFLNSLLFGCVLIYGVNTLVFWTTSKISFTKAATVGIIQPLIMLAMYVLITFLVTDTSFLGSDLIQMTIKVIIASIIFILAIYSFITIAGSPLKKNLGIGMLDLLSLFIAHMNEGSNSLESLFENMSETVETMVTFISFKGKNGIKSLFISPFVHPGPLGDLGGSNMPTILANKFDHFTMVAHGPSTHDFNPVRTTEIDKIENAVKEGLEEIEYSKDASIFTRYNSEKANIGVQFFNKGMVILSTFAPNDSDDIEFGVGLTMMTQSKSKCDVKDSVIVDCHNSFAPESGEVLPGNEEVFQLIDVIDKIQCNHQRDTLKIGCYENIMQDLNKNEGVGESGIKTMVVEVANQRTAYVLFDSNNMEIGFRQEIIDATKDLDIDEIEVMTTDTHTVNTISRGYNPIGIVKRDEIIEYVKISINEAIKDLEEVEVGTGTKRIKNLHTFGPNNSTELISTISSIVAVSKIIAPVLLITALVIVFIWIFYGGL; translated from the coding sequence ATGTCAAGTATGAGTAGTGTTGCAGGACTATCTAAATATATTACAACCTTGCCCAAAACTGAAAAATCAATAACCGCCATGTTTATTATAAGCTTCATATCAGGAGCAGTCTACTTTATAATTAATCCAAGCCCCGAACTTGGTATGGTAGAAAATATTATTTTAGGAGGATTATTCAGCTTAATAATACTTGGAATCAGTTCAATAATTGGTGGAGGAGTCAATCAACAGATTGTAAGTGGTCTACATGGTATTAACTTAAAAATCAAACATTCCATGTTTTTATCTGCACTTTCAATGACTATTGTCTGTATTCTTTTAATAATCGGCGGAATTCTTACACACTTTTTTGAAACAGACTTCTTTTTGAATTCCTTACTGTTCGGATGTGTTTTAATTTACGGAGTCAATACGCTGGTATTTTGGACAACCTCCAAAATCAGTTTTACAAAAGCTGCAACTGTTGGAATAATCCAGCCATTAATCATGCTGGCCATGTATGTGCTGATTACTTTTTTAGTAACTGACACAAGCTTTTTAGGTTCTGATTTAATCCAAATGACAATAAAAGTAATAATAGCAAGTATCATTTTTATATTGGCTATTTACTCATTTATTACAATAGCAGGATCTCCTTTAAAGAAAAATCTCGGTATCGGAATGCTTGATTTGCTCAGTCTGTTTATTGCTCATATGAATGAAGGATCAAACTCCCTCGAATCATTGTTTGAAAACATGAGTGAAACTGTTGAAACAATGGTTACATTTATTAGTTTCAAAGGAAAAAATGGGATAAAATCTTTATTTATTTCACCATTTGTCCATCCCGGACCTTTGGGGGATTTAGGCGGTTCCAATATGCCGACAATACTTGCAAATAAGTTTGACCATTTTACCATGGTGGCTCACGGACCTTCAACCCATGACTTCAATCCTGTCAGAACAACTGAAATTGACAAAATAGAAAATGCTGTAAAAGAAGGTTTGGAAGAAATTGAATACTCAAAAGATGCAAGTATTTTTACCAGATACAATTCAGAAAAAGCAAACATTGGAGTGCAGTTCTTTAATAAAGGTATGGTTATTTTAAGTACATTTGCACCAAATGACAGTGATGACATTGAATTTGGGGTAGGTCTTACAATGATGACTCAAAGTAAAAGTAAATGTGATGTTAAAGACTCCGTCATTGTAGACTGTCACAATTCATTTGCTCCTGAAAGTGGAGAAGTTTTACCTGGAAATGAAGAGGTATTCCAATTAATTGATGTTATTGATAAAATCCAATGCAATCATCAAAGAGATACTCTAAAAATAGGATGTTATGAAAACATAATGCAGGATTTAAATAAAAATGAAGGTGTCGGTGAAAGCGGTATTAAAACCATGGTTGTAGAAGTAGCTAATCAGAGAACTGCATATGTCCTGTTTGATTCAAACAATATGGAAATCGGATTTAGACAAGAAATTATTGATGCTACAAAAGATTTGGATATTGATGAAATAGAAGTGATGACAACTGATACTCATACAGTCAACACAATATCCAGAGGATACAACCCGATTGGAATTGTAAAAAGAGACGAAATTATTGAATATGTTAAAATCAGTATTAATGAAGCTATAAAAGATTTAGAAGAAGTTGAAGTTGGAACTGGAACAAAAAGAATTAAAAACCTTCATACATTCGGTCCTAATAACTCAACAGAATTAATATCAACAATCAGTTCAATTGTTGCAGTTAGTAAAATTATAGCTCCAGTTTTATTAATTACTGCATTAGTAATTGTATTTATTTGGATATTTTATGGTGGTTTATAA
- a CDS encoding EMC6-like membrane protein, whose translation MDTTIKITSLHLVVGIITGIISTGFTLSWFGIKNDVFATALAFIILYFVGQLAQKQFGDEISGFSQWLWDGIMPFLVGWVITYTLLVAYL comes from the coding sequence ATGGACACTACAATTAAAATAACAAGTCTTCATTTAGTAGTTGGTATCATTACAGGTATTATTTCTACTGGATTCACATTAAGCTGGTTTGGAATTAAAAACGATGTTTTTGCAACCGCACTTGCATTTATTATACTATATTTTGTTGGGCAACTTGCTCAAAAACAATTTGGAGATGAAATCTCCGGATTTTCCCAATGGTTATGGGATGGAATAATGCCGTTCCTTGTTGGATGGGTTATTACATATACTTTATTGGTGGCATATTTATAA
- the rqcH gene encoding ribosome rescue protein RqcH, which produces MKPMSNVDIFTITDELNNLLTGARVDKSFQPTKDIVVMRFHVAGTGRIDLVMECGKRIHTSKYPLENPINPPVFPMLLRKRIKGANVVSITQHNFDRIIEIKVKKDKYYTIVVELFDKGNIILLDEDNNIILPLKRKRFSDRDISSKKEYQFPEERGIDPISISETELKELFASSDKDLVRTLAMNNLGSLYAEEIIKRANEFEEIDKHTPSADLSESQIANLNKAIHLLFDNLQEEHFKPQIVKKDSKEDVVAFDLVKYDGFEKTYFDNFNEACDEFYSKKVNTDIKNIKEAAWNKKVNKFEKRLKLQEETLDNFHKTIETSQHKGEVIYSNYTTIENLVKVVNNAISKDYSYKEIGKTLKEAKKNCLKEAEIFESIDKMGVLTLKLNETSININPKLTIPENAEIYYEKAKKAKKKTKGATIAIENTKKQLEKIKAKKEVAMEHISVPKKRVKKNLKWYEKLRWFVTSDNVLVIGGRDAGTNEAVVKKYMDNNDIYLHADIHGATSTVIKLEGNKVNDSILKESGEFAASFSTAWSKGFTTQDVFWVNPEQVTKTPEAGEFLPKGSFVIRGNRNYIRSAKVRIAIGIVDYEGKRLMAGPVDALETHCDNFIVLKPGYTKKTAIAKKILHEINEDDLITLDDIIRVLPSGKCDVDEEYHLRKKYEKN; this is translated from the coding sequence ATGAAACCTATGTCTAATGTAGACATTTTTACAATAACTGATGAATTAAATAATTTATTAACCGGTGCAAGAGTAGACAAATCATTTCAACCAACAAAAGATATTGTTGTAATGAGATTTCATGTAGCTGGAACCGGAAGGATTGATTTAGTAATGGAATGCGGTAAAAGAATCCACACCAGCAAATATCCTCTTGAAAATCCTATTAATCCTCCTGTTTTTCCAATGCTTTTAAGAAAAAGGATAAAAGGTGCCAATGTAGTTAGTATAACCCAGCATAATTTTGATAGGATTATTGAAATTAAAGTTAAAAAAGACAAATACTACACTATTGTTGTTGAACTGTTCGATAAAGGAAATATTATCCTTTTAGATGAAGACAACAACATAATATTGCCTCTTAAAAGGAAACGTTTTAGTGATAGGGACATTAGTTCTAAAAAAGAATACCAGTTTCCAGAAGAAAGGGGAATTGATCCTATCAGCATAAGTGAAACTGAACTAAAAGAACTGTTTGCCAGTTCAGATAAGGATTTGGTTAGAACATTGGCTATGAATAATTTGGGAAGCTTATATGCTGAAGAAATTATTAAAAGAGCTAACGAATTTGAAGAAATTGACAAACATACTCCTTCAGCTGATTTAAGTGAAAGTCAAATAGCTAACCTAAATAAGGCTATCCATTTGCTGTTTGATAACCTGCAAGAAGAACATTTCAAACCTCAAATTGTTAAAAAAGACAGCAAAGAAGATGTTGTTGCTTTTGATTTAGTAAAATATGACGGATTTGAAAAAACATATTTTGATAACTTCAATGAGGCCTGTGATGAATTTTATTCCAAAAAGGTAAACACTGACATTAAAAATATTAAAGAAGCTGCATGGAATAAAAAAGTAAACAAGTTCGAAAAAAGATTAAAGCTACAGGAAGAAACACTTGATAATTTTCATAAAACAATTGAAACTAGCCAACATAAAGGAGAAGTAATTTATTCTAATTACACCACCATAGAAAATTTGGTAAAAGTAGTAAACAACGCTATAAGTAAAGATTATTCTTACAAAGAAATTGGAAAAACACTGAAAGAAGCTAAAAAGAACTGTCTAAAAGAAGCTGAAATCTTTGAATCCATTGATAAAATGGGCGTTTTAACACTTAAACTAAATGAAACTTCAATAAACATTAATCCAAAATTGACTATTCCTGAAAATGCTGAGATTTACTATGAAAAAGCTAAAAAAGCTAAAAAGAAAACAAAAGGTGCTACAATAGCTATTGAAAATACTAAAAAGCAACTTGAAAAAATCAAAGCTAAAAAAGAAGTGGCTATGGAACACATTTCAGTTCCTAAAAAGAGAGTTAAGAAAAATCTTAAATGGTACGAGAAATTAAGATGGTTTGTAACTTCAGACAATGTTTTAGTAATTGGGGGAAGAGATGCCGGTACCAATGAAGCTGTTGTAAAAAAATATATGGACAATAATGATATTTATTTACATGCAGATATACATGGAGCAACATCAACTGTGATAAAACTAGAAGGCAATAAAGTAAATGATAGTATCCTTAAAGAATCCGGAGAGTTTGCAGCATCATTTTCAACTGCTTGGTCCAAAGGTTTCACAACACAGGATGTATTTTGGGTCAACCCTGAGCAGGTTACAAAAACACCTGAAGCCGGAGAATTCCTGCCAAAAGGATCATTTGTAATAAGAGGTAACCGTAATTACATCCGCAGTGCAAAAGTCAGAATTGCTATTGGAATTGTTGATTATGAAGGAAAAAGGTTAATGGCCGGTCCTGTTGATGCTTTAGAAACACATTGTGACAATTTTATTGTGTTGAAACCCGGATATACTAAAAAAACAGCAATAGCTAAAAAAATACTTCATGAAATAAATGAAGACGACTTAATAACTTTAGATGATATAATCAGAGTTTTACCATCTGGAAAATGTGATGTTGATGAAGAATATCACTTAAGAAAAAAATATGAAAAGAATTAA
- a CDS encoding metal-dependent hydrolase: protein MEIRWLGHSAFEIITDEGLNILIDPFISNNPACQIPVEEFNPDIILVTHGHSDHLGDAMELSNKNNVPVAAIHEISLFLSKQGINNIGVNIGGSFIYRGVKFTMLDAKHSSVLDIVEEPLPAGDAASFLITLEDGTKLFHAGDTGLFGDMKTIIGEIYKPDIALLPIGDKFTMGPFEAALATRWIDSKVAIPMHYNTFPPIEQDPSIYANFVSQLNPNIDVVILNPGEYFEYNPENYQD, encoded by the coding sequence ATGGAAATTAGATGGTTAGGTCATTCAGCTTTTGAAATAATAACTGATGAGGGTTTAAATATTTTAATTGACCCTTTTATTAGCAATAATCCGGCTTGTCAAATTCCTGTTGAAGAATTTAATCCGGATATCATATTGGTTACTCACGGACATTCCGATCATTTGGGAGATGCAATGGAACTGTCCAATAAAAATAATGTTCCTGTAGCAGCAATTCATGAGATTTCTTTATTTTTATCAAAACAGGGAATTAACAATATTGGTGTAAATATCGGCGGCTCATTCATATACCGTGGAGTTAAATTTACAATGCTTGATGCTAAACATTCTTCAGTATTAGATATTGTTGAAGAGCCACTTCCTGCTGGAGATGCAGCCAGTTTTTTAATAACACTTGAAGACGGAACTAAACTGTTCCATGCTGGTGATACTGGATTATTTGGGGATATGAAAACAATTATTGGGGAAATATATAAACCGGATATTGCATTGCTTCCTATTGGAGATAAGTTTACAATGGGTCCTTTTGAAGCAGCACTGGCTACAAGGTGGATTGATTCAAAAGTAGCTATTCCAATGCATTACAATACATTTCCGCCAATTGAACAGGACCCTTCTATTTATGCTAACTTTGTCAGTCAGTTAAATCCGAATATTGATGTGGTTATTTTAAATCCCGGTGAATATTTTGAATATAATCCTGAAAATTATCAGGATTAA
- a CDS encoding class III signal peptide-containing protein: MKILEKISNDKSGQGAAEYILLFGGVIVIAIFALTIYKSYMQTSDSNLKVKDDISEVRTTVRENNSILG; this comes from the coding sequence ATGAAAATTTTAGAAAAAATCAGCAATGACAAATCAGGACAAGGCGCAGCAGAATACATATTATTGTTTGGAGGAGTAATAGTTATAGCCATTTTCGCTTTAACCATCTACAAATCATATATGCAAACAAGCGACAGCAATTTAAAAGTAAAAGATGATATATCAGAGGTTAGAACCACTGTTCGTGAAAACAACAGCATATTAGGATAA
- a CDS encoding class III signal peptide-containing protein — MKTDNKGQSSAELILIIGGLIVIILFIGTYISNITDTTQNKLKTAITKERNFLINKI, encoded by the coding sequence ATGAAAACAGACAACAAAGGACAAAGCAGTGCTGAACTAATTTTAATAATTGGAGGTCTAATTGTAATAATTCTATTCATTGGAACATATATCTCCAACATAACAGACACTACTCAAAACAAATTAAAAACAGCAATAACAAAAGAAAGAAATTTTTTAATAAATAAAATTTAG